The sequence TAGCTTGCCACACCATTGTTCATGCTGCTCAATGTGATTGTGTGGTTTTCCAGCAAGTACTCTACGTGGGCCTTTATCTCTTCTATCGCACCGAGCTTTTCTTCATCTCCCAGATTGTCAATCGATGGTGCCCCGATGAGCTTGGGATGTTGCCGGTAGTATTCATCGGTAATCTGATAAAGGTTGATCTCTTTCCGACACAGTTCAACGATCTCTCTCAAGCGTTGCTGATGAAATAAATCTATCGCCCGGGCTCGCTGATTGACGGGATAAACAGTACCCTCATGCCCTGCCAATCCCAGCGTTTCTCCCAGACTCTCAATCTTCTTGAGGGAAGCCAGATACGTTCCCAGTCCGGTCCCCTGCTGTTCATTTCGAGGAAACTGGTGAGGTGTAGTAGAAGACAGAATGTGATCCCCCAAAAACAGCACCGGGCCCACTTGCAGGCAGATATGCCCAGAGCTATGTCCCGGCGTGTGAATCACCTTGTAGCCGTTGATAATCTCTTGCCCGTCGCTAACCTCTATGACATCCTGGTCTTTGGGCCGGAAGGGTAGCCTTGCGGGTTCTGCCCAATGATCCTCGCCAACCGGATCATAGGGAAGTCTTACTTCTCTGGCGAGTTCGCTGAGATTTCGTCTCCACTGATTGTAGACGAAGTCATAATCCTTAACATGCACGCTATCCGAATGATGGACGTATATCTTCTTGCCTTGAAGTTCTTCACTGGCCAGCACCATGCCAAAATGGTCGCCGTGTCCGTGGGTAATAACAATATTGGCGATATCCCCAAACCCAACGTCTTCTCCAAAATCCTGATTGATGATGGCAATCCCTTCTTTGAGGTCGGACATCGCTTTGTTCATATTGGAGCCGGCATCTACCAGGCTGACCTCCTCATCGAGGATCAGATACACATTGGTGAAAAATTTGGGTATACTCTCTACCTTGATTCGATATATGCGAATATCATTCAGGGCATATTGAACAATGCCTCTCCTGCTGGTTTGCGTTACCTGGGTAGAGCCGATTTGTATCTCCGGCATCTGAAAACACTCCTGTTGCAAGTTAGTCTGCCTTCTCCCACTGAA comes from Dehalococcoidia bacterium and encodes:
- a CDS encoding MBL fold metallo-hydrolase, coding for MPEIQIGSTQVTQTSRRGIVQYALNDIRIYRIKVESIPKFFTNVYLILDEEVSLVDAGSNMNKAMSDLKEGIAIINQDFGEDVGFGDIANIVITHGHGDHFGMVLASEELQGKKIYVHHSDSVHVKDYDFVYNQWRRNLSELAREVRLPYDPVGEDHWAEPARLPFRPKDQDVIEVSDGQEIINGYKVIHTPGHSSGHICLQVGPVLFLGDHILSSTTPHQFPRNEQQGTGLGTYLASLKKIESLGETLGLAGHEGTVYPVNQRARAIDLFHQQRLREIVELCRKEINLYQITDEYYRQHPKLIGAPSIDNLGDEEKLGAIEEIKAHVEYLLENHTITLSSMNNGVASYCIL